One Streptomyces sp. NBC_01217 genomic region harbors:
- a CDS encoding fumarylacetoacetate hydrolase family protein: MRLCTLRTETGEDVGVSVPGGIAGLSLVNATAGTHYGPTLLDVIRKGEAAALAATIASLPDLEVPDVLAGPDFGPLYQYPPKLWGVGLNYRRHADDLGVRQPNDAPGSYLRPPSTVIGYGDDILLPSQSQRVTAEAELGVVIGTTCRDVAPENAPSVIFGYTTVLDMTAEDVIRINPRHIPWAKAFDTFCSIGPWVVTPDEIPDLSAVRISTVVNGETIASNQVSSMMYDPYWLVGYFSGGMVLEAGTVIATGTPGAGVIEDGDTVEARVEGVGDLRNTVRLARPRPVAHS, encoded by the coding sequence GTGCGACTGTGCACTCTCCGCACCGAGACCGGTGAAGACGTCGGCGTTTCGGTACCCGGCGGGATCGCCGGACTGAGCCTCGTCAACGCGACTGCCGGCACCCACTACGGCCCCACCCTGCTGGACGTCATCCGAAAGGGCGAGGCCGCCGCCCTCGCGGCGACGATCGCCTCCCTGCCCGACCTTGAGGTGCCGGACGTCCTGGCCGGCCCGGACTTCGGACCGCTGTACCAGTACCCGCCAAAGCTGTGGGGCGTCGGCCTGAACTACCGGCGCCACGCCGACGACCTGGGAGTGCGCCAGCCCAACGACGCCCCCGGGTCCTACCTGCGTCCGCCGTCCACGGTCATCGGCTACGGCGACGACATCCTGCTGCCCAGCCAGTCGCAGCGCGTGACGGCCGAAGCCGAACTCGGCGTGGTCATCGGCACGACCTGCCGCGACGTGGCACCCGAGAACGCCCCGTCCGTCATCTTCGGCTACACGACCGTCCTGGACATGACCGCCGAAGACGTGATACGCATCAACCCCCGGCACATCCCCTGGGCGAAGGCCTTCGACACCTTCTGCAGCATCGGTCCCTGGGTCGTCACCCCAGACGAGATCCCGGACCTGTCGGCCGTGCGCATCTCCACCGTCGTCAACGGGGAGACGATCGCCTCCAACCAGGTATCCTCCATGATGTACGACCCCTACTGGCTGGTCGGCTACTTCTCCGGCGGCATGGTCCTCGAAGCCGGCACCGTGATCGCCACGGGAACCCCCGGTGCGGGCGTCATCGAGGACGGGGACACCGTGGAAGCCCGCGTCGAAGGCGTCGGCGACCTGCGCAACACCGTCCGGCTCGCGCGGCCGCGCCCCGTTGCCCACTCCTGA
- a CDS encoding helix-turn-helix domain-containing protein, with translation MKTSLVSGISRISPRPSQRETPVTLHRQPTAAGESIGQGVPEGFRPGWADSEGTGVAPFGRRLRDLRLQVGLSQTQLARSSTLSVRAIRDLENGRVRHPRADSLRLLADALGLSTLQMSRLANDHAPGFPAEEAEPAVSGPFLGRDQELAALTTMLGAERHRLVTITGIEGVGKTRLAREVAHALKTAEHTAVFWLPLHDDLRSDGRAPTGTPSPPRWLRGAARFGPDSRRRLAETVGEADGLLVLDGACPEDEAADVAAELLAVCPRLRIIVTTRNHVGMPLDTIFPLAPLQVPAYDTEWADLEKVASVALLLTQAKRFQPSFRPDPQVLTNVARICRALDGLPAALESAAHWSLIYSLRQLAHQLTTEPLALARRPRSGPQQSDAYASIHHTIATLNSRQRELLSVMSGRTSRTRDGYWSVQEVADTMGLTAAECADDIYHLLIFGILRRVEHDDVAMFRVLNIVSIAGQRAAA, from the coding sequence ATGAAAACATCTTTGGTGTCAGGCATCAGCCGGATCTCCCCCCGGCCCTCGCAGCGGGAGACGCCGGTGACCCTGCACCGCCAGCCGACCGCCGCCGGTGAGTCGATCGGACAGGGCGTCCCGGAGGGCTTCCGCCCGGGCTGGGCCGACAGCGAGGGAACAGGGGTCGCGCCCTTCGGTCGGCGACTGCGCGACCTGCGGTTGCAGGTCGGACTGTCCCAGACGCAGCTGGCACGCTCCAGTACGCTCAGCGTACGGGCCATACGCGACCTGGAGAACGGGAGGGTGCGGCACCCGCGGGCGGACTCCCTGCGCCTCCTCGCCGACGCCCTCGGCCTCAGCACCCTCCAGATGAGCCGGCTGGCGAACGACCATGCGCCCGGCTTCCCGGCGGAGGAGGCCGAGCCAGCCGTGAGCGGTCCGTTCCTCGGCCGAGACCAGGAGTTGGCGGCGCTGACGACCATGCTCGGCGCCGAACGCCACCGCCTGGTCACGATCACCGGCATCGAGGGCGTCGGCAAGACACGGCTCGCGCGGGAGGTGGCGCACGCGCTCAAGACTGCCGAGCACACGGCCGTCTTCTGGCTGCCCCTCCACGACGACCTGCGCAGCGACGGACGGGCACCGACGGGGACGCCGTCGCCGCCCAGGTGGTTGCGTGGAGCCGCGCGCTTCGGACCCGACAGCCGCCGGCGCCTCGCCGAGACCGTCGGGGAGGCGGACGGCCTGCTTGTCCTCGACGGTGCGTGTCCCGAGGACGAGGCGGCGGACGTCGCGGCCGAACTTCTGGCCGTGTGCCCCCGGCTGCGGATCATCGTCACGACGAGGAACCACGTCGGCATGCCCCTCGACACGATCTTCCCCCTCGCACCACTCCAGGTCCCCGCGTACGACACGGAGTGGGCGGACCTCGAGAAAGTGGCGTCGGTGGCGCTGTTGCTCACCCAGGCCAAGCGGTTCCAGCCGTCCTTCCGTCCCGACCCCCAGGTGCTCACCAACGTGGCCCGGATCTGCCGCGCGCTCGACGGCCTCCCCGCCGCACTCGAGTCCGCCGCCCACTGGAGTCTGATCTACTCCCTGCGGCAGCTCGCCCACCAACTCACCACCGAGCCGCTCGCCCTCGCGCGCCGACCCCGCAGCGGCCCCCAGCAGTCCGATGCCTACGCGTCGATCCACCACACGATCGCCACGCTGAATAGCCGCCAGCGCGAACTGCTCTCGGTCATGTCTGGGAGAACGTCCCGCACCAGGGACGGTTACTGGTCGGTGCAGGAGGTGGCGGACACGATGGGCCTGACCGCTGCGGAATGCGCCGACGACATCTACCACCTCCTCATCTTCGGCATCCTCCGCCGCGTCGAACATGACGACGTGGCGATGTTCCGGGTGCTCAATATCGTCAGCATCGCCGGACAGCGGGCAGCCGCCTGA
- the folE gene encoding GTP cyclohydrolase I: MATTWVQEGDIESEKLQEEDPLVGLARQLLKEIGEDPDRDGLRDTPTRFARWWREFINYEAGSVGTLFESVGTQQLVVVSDIQVWSLCEHHLLPFNCSVTIAYRPTDRLLGLSKFARIAHRHAHKLQVQERLVSEIAEDIAMLSGTEDVAVIAKGEHLCMTMRGIKAAAEMTSTAYRGAFSENAELRGELFNLLRS; the protein is encoded by the coding sequence GCGACATCGAGTCGGAGAAGCTGCAGGAGGAAGACCCGCTGGTGGGACTCGCCCGGCAGCTCCTGAAGGAGATCGGAGAGGATCCCGACCGCGACGGGCTCCGCGACACGCCGACGCGGTTCGCCCGCTGGTGGCGTGAGTTCATCAACTACGAAGCGGGGTCGGTCGGGACTCTGTTCGAGTCGGTCGGCACCCAGCAGCTTGTGGTCGTCTCGGACATACAGGTCTGGTCCCTCTGCGAACACCACCTGCTGCCGTTCAACTGCTCGGTGACGATCGCTTACCGGCCGACCGACCGGCTCCTCGGTCTGTCGAAGTTCGCCCGGATTGCCCACCGGCACGCGCACAAGCTCCAGGTCCAGGAGCGCTTGGTCTCCGAGATCGCCGAGGACATCGCCATGCTCAGCGGGACGGAGGACGTGGCCGTCATCGCCAAGGGCGAGCACCTGTGCATGACGATGCGCGGCATCAAGGCGGCGGCGGAGATGACCTCGACGGCGTACCGCGGCGCCTTCAGCGAGAACGCCGAACTGCGGGGCGAGCTGTTCAACCTGCTGCGTTCCTGA
- a CDS encoding alpha/beta fold hydrolase, translated as MTVSSTAQGRDGVRIAYQCTGVGPPLVLLAGQANNHHWWDAVREDFCDVRTTVTIDYRGTGDSDRPARGYSTKTFAEDVVAVLDDLGIDRADVYGTSMGGRVAQWLAARHARRVRALVLGCTSPGGEHGIERDANVRRSLAQSDQAASRRAVEELMYTPAYLAAHPGPHSTLGDPTMPAHARRGHRRASDGHDGWPLLPAITAPTLVMHGTDDRLNPTANAPLLAGRIPFARMRLISGARHAYFEEFRAVAGPLVLDFLTDRPDAVAASAG; from the coding sequence ATGACGGTCTCCTCGACAGCGCAGGGCCGCGACGGCGTGCGCATCGCCTACCAGTGCACCGGGGTCGGCCCGCCGCTGGTGCTGCTGGCGGGCCAGGCCAACAACCACCACTGGTGGGACGCCGTCCGCGAGGACTTCTGCGACGTCCGCACGACGGTCACGATCGACTACCGGGGCACCGGGGACAGCGACCGGCCAGCCCGGGGCTACAGCACCAAGACGTTCGCCGAGGACGTCGTGGCGGTGCTGGACGACCTCGGAATCGACCGCGCCGACGTGTACGGCACCTCTATGGGCGGACGGGTCGCGCAGTGGCTAGCCGCACGGCACGCGCGGCGGGTGCGCGCGCTGGTGCTGGGCTGCACCTCGCCCGGCGGAGAGCACGGGATCGAGCGGGACGCCAACGTACGAAGGTCGCTGGCCCAGTCGGACCAGGCCGCCTCCCGGCGGGCCGTGGAGGAGCTGATGTACACGCCGGCCTATCTGGCCGCGCACCCCGGTCCGCACTCCACGCTGGGCGACCCGACGATGCCGGCGCACGCACGGCGAGGGCATCGTCGCGCCAGCGACGGCCACGACGGCTGGCCGCTGCTGCCGGCGATCACGGCGCCGACGCTGGTGATGCACGGCACGGACGACCGGCTGAACCCAACGGCCAACGCCCCGTTGCTCGCCGGCCGCATCCCGTTCGCGCGGATGCGGTTGATCTCGGGCGCCCGGCACGCCTACTTCGAGGAGTTCCGAGCCGTCGCTGGCCCGCTGGTGCTCGACTTCCTGACTGACCGTCCGGACGCGGTGGCCGCGTCCGCCGGTTGA